One genomic region from Arthrobacter pigmenti encodes:
- a CDS encoding TIGR02677 family protein, which translates to MTDHSVFPSPADACGTSDSYGPFAYLSTPNAQLYRRVMRALMSEKERFTVHVRPEQIWMALENDGEEQVEESTVAEALERLSQPSWANVLAFPDSSRVTALEDFYRRRMLYQLSRQGEAAERALAQYDAALGTRGALQSVALEDIAVLLTNLRDTVAAHAAGGEVDTALTHQTLRSLRERFVELAENAVAFMGSMQRTIDLHDADVEAFLAYKEELIAYLERFINDLLTRGASIVELLGSIPEDGVRFLAATAAEREAIDAAPAEADSARATAQETWLRQWSGLSDWFVSTPARESEARLLRARARAAIPALLAVVRALHEKAGGRTDRTQDFLTLARWFSELPTDADRHRLWRSAFALAPVRHLSVTAATEDAWAAAELANTTPWADAPPLEISPQLRRAGSYERRGKSARVVDRTEAKRMLLESARHELEQTAAARRRILTDGPKPLSAFGELDPTAFRLFLGLLGDALAAMGPQASTAQVHTSDGELTVTLTRIAGAGTMVITTPDGDLSGPDHLVDIASAVDVREAHAEVEPPVEAFV; encoded by the coding sequence GTGACGGACCACTCAGTTTTCCCTTCGCCAGCGGACGCCTGTGGCACCTCGGACAGCTACGGCCCCTTCGCCTACCTCAGCACGCCTAACGCGCAGTTGTACCGGCGCGTGATGCGCGCGCTGATGTCAGAGAAGGAACGGTTCACGGTGCATGTGCGTCCGGAACAGATCTGGATGGCACTGGAGAACGACGGCGAAGAACAGGTCGAGGAGAGCACAGTTGCTGAGGCGCTGGAGCGATTGTCTCAGCCCAGCTGGGCAAATGTTCTCGCCTTTCCCGACTCAAGCAGGGTCACGGCGCTGGAGGATTTCTACCGACGCCGGATGCTTTACCAGCTGTCACGACAGGGCGAGGCCGCTGAGCGGGCGCTCGCCCAGTACGACGCCGCGCTGGGTACCCGGGGCGCCCTCCAGTCGGTGGCACTGGAAGACATTGCTGTGCTGCTCACCAACCTCCGCGACACCGTCGCCGCCCACGCAGCGGGCGGGGAGGTAGATACGGCGCTGACCCACCAGACTCTCCGCAGCCTTCGCGAGCGTTTCGTCGAGCTGGCGGAGAATGCTGTGGCGTTCATGGGTTCGATGCAGCGCACTATAGACCTTCACGATGCGGACGTGGAGGCTTTTCTGGCGTATAAGGAGGAGCTCATCGCGTACCTGGAGCGGTTCATCAACGATCTGCTCACACGCGGCGCCTCGATCGTTGAACTGCTCGGGAGCATCCCGGAGGACGGGGTGCGGTTCCTCGCTGCCACCGCTGCCGAACGTGAGGCCATCGATGCAGCCCCGGCGGAAGCCGACTCGGCGCGCGCCACGGCGCAGGAGACCTGGTTGCGGCAATGGTCGGGTCTGAGCGACTGGTTCGTAAGCACACCGGCAAGGGAAAGCGAAGCCAGGCTTCTGCGGGCTCGGGCGCGAGCGGCCATCCCAGCACTGCTCGCGGTGGTGCGGGCGCTGCACGAGAAGGCGGGCGGCCGCACTGACCGGACTCAGGATTTCCTCACCCTTGCGAGGTGGTTCTCTGAACTTCCCACCGACGCGGATCGTCACCGGTTGTGGCGCTCTGCCTTCGCCCTGGCACCGGTGCGCCATCTCAGCGTCACCGCAGCCACCGAGGACGCCTGGGCAGCGGCGGAGCTGGCAAATACGACGCCCTGGGCGGACGCGCCGCCACTGGAGATCAGCCCCCAGCTGCGCCGAGCCGGATCATATGAGCGCAGAGGCAAATCGGCCCGGGTGGTGGACCGGACTGAGGCGAAGCGGATGTTGCTTGAGAGCGCCCGGCACGAGTTGGAACAGACCGCGGCGGCACGTCGCCGGATCCTTACAGACGGGCCAAAACCCCTCTCTGCCTTCGGGGAACTGGATCCGACAGCCTTCCGGTTGTTCCTCGGGCTGCTCGGTGACGCGCTGGCTGCCATGGGTCCGCAGGCTTCCACCGCACAGGTACACACCTCAGACGGCGAGCTCACCGTTACCCTCACCCGGATAGCTGGAGCGGGGACCATGGTGATTACCACGCCGGACGGCGATCTGTCCGGACCCGATCATCTGGTCGACATCGCTTCTGCCGTCGACGTCCGTGAAGCACACGCTGAGGTTGAGCCGCCGGTGGAGGCGTTCGTATGA
- a CDS encoding TIGR02680 family protein, producing the protein MSSLNGVDEQARAHGAQAQGTESDGALPRPTNERWQPLRLGLVDLFYYDDEQFWFHDGRLLLRGNNGTGKSKVLALTLPFLLDGSIAPRRVEPDADPKKRMEWNLLLGGAHQSPERTGYSWVEFGRVDTDGTEHFTTLGIGLKAAAGRGIVKTWYFTSTRRIGDIRLLDGNRAVLSQERLREELTSTGSGQVYPTQEAYRRAVDEAMFRLGEERYTALIDLLIQLRQPQLSKKPDEKALSTALTEALAPLDQAVVADVAESFRSLEDERAGIAEAKETLGATQVFLRHYGVYAQVASRRHTTAVRLANSAYEHAGRDLREAEERLTAAGDEVERLADLQEETEEQQSTLQGQEQALQTSPEMRDADRLDQASREATETERRATDAGNEAERAAAAAVKDTEAATAAARRYEEAAARSGRHESSAARLAEAAGLRAEHPRITSDPDEAERALNRRRAQVKHVRRLLDAAQEAKARADRERQALDGAQSESAGRAEDLQAAHDTVETAVAAHRDGIREHLASLTAIVLDREADELTDLAEDWGRSMSGESPVRSALEAAATTALDRLTLERAGIEHEAARLEAELASLRTEIADLEAGRDPVPPPAPGRDQLGREGRDGAPLWWLTDFADALPDAERAGVEAALQSAGLLDAWIFPDGTVTTGKDVVLSATGPQVSDSLVAVLVPSAGHDGPVEAHVVRSILGRIGWGEASGAAVWLDGGGRWGAGPARGSWSKERAEFLGASAREAHRREVLARLGTRAEGFENELTTAQARGAAADRMAEQVRNERAGYPLRLERELGTVHDRVAAGQQELERAQGKAAAALQSWENAADAASDAVEELTDQGAQLGVGTTVGDTDDALAAVTSYEVALVETRQAVRAVDDAAAAREQAAERAAEAVELRQRRESEHREVRTQAAGLRAKYEALHATVGASVAELQDRLRETTDALVAVAKDLKAIARDQLAAATSHGSLEESVRDLGRRREEAATAREERINALREFAGTGLLRVAMPDLVVPAEDAPEEWNLTAVLSLSRGAEQQLNDVDESADAWGRAQQRVSTASTELTTQMSRHGHTAFVEQRGDVMVVRVRYVHDEVDVDRLADRLAEDVAARERLLSAREREILENHLVNEVAGHLHELLHTAEEQIDRMNRELAERKTSTGMQLRVRWRERGDGPAGLAAARGLMIRSDATWTPEDRSAIGDFLQAQIAEVRQIDPTGGWQEHLEQALDYRQWHTFVVERWQNGQWRSASGPASGGERALAVSVPLFAAASAHYNSAGPHAPRLILLDEAFAGVDDDSRAKSLGLLATFDLDVVMTSEREWGCYPQVPGLSIAQLSRVEGVDAVGVTRWQWDGRRRQRVAEVGTGARAGGDSPVSSDDASLFG; encoded by the coding sequence ATGAGTAGCCTCAACGGAGTTGACGAGCAAGCTCGCGCGCACGGCGCCCAGGCACAGGGCACAGAGTCCGACGGCGCGCTCCCTCGCCCCACCAACGAGCGCTGGCAGCCCCTGCGCCTTGGTCTGGTGGACCTTTTCTACTACGACGACGAGCAGTTCTGGTTCCACGACGGGCGACTGCTCCTGCGGGGCAACAACGGCACAGGGAAGTCGAAGGTGCTGGCCCTGACGCTGCCCTTCCTGTTGGACGGCTCGATCGCGCCGCGGCGCGTGGAGCCGGACGCCGACCCCAAGAAGCGCATGGAGTGGAACCTGCTGCTGGGTGGTGCCCATCAAAGCCCGGAGCGGACGGGATACTCGTGGGTCGAATTCGGGCGCGTGGATACCGACGGCACGGAGCACTTCACCACGCTGGGTATCGGCCTCAAGGCGGCCGCGGGCCGGGGCATCGTCAAGACCTGGTACTTCACCAGCACACGACGGATCGGTGATATCCGCCTGTTGGACGGCAACCGTGCGGTGTTGAGCCAGGAACGTCTGCGTGAGGAGCTGACCTCCACCGGATCCGGTCAGGTCTACCCCACTCAGGAGGCGTATCGGAGGGCCGTGGACGAGGCGATGTTCCGGCTGGGCGAGGAACGGTATACCGCTCTGATTGATTTGCTGATCCAGCTGCGCCAGCCGCAGTTGTCCAAGAAGCCGGACGAGAAGGCGCTTTCCACGGCGCTGACTGAGGCGCTCGCACCACTGGACCAGGCCGTCGTCGCCGATGTCGCCGAGTCCTTCCGGTCGCTGGAGGACGAGCGTGCCGGAATCGCCGAGGCGAAGGAGACGCTCGGCGCGACACAGGTCTTTCTGCGGCACTACGGGGTCTATGCTCAAGTCGCGTCCCGACGCCACACCACGGCGGTCCGATTGGCCAACTCGGCGTACGAGCACGCCGGTCGCGACCTGCGCGAGGCCGAAGAGAGGCTGACTGCCGCCGGGGACGAGGTCGAACGGCTCGCCGACCTCCAGGAGGAGACCGAGGAACAGCAGAGCACGCTGCAGGGGCAGGAGCAGGCGCTGCAGACGAGTCCGGAAATGCGCGACGCCGACCGCCTCGATCAGGCATCACGCGAAGCCACCGAGACAGAGCGCCGGGCCACTGACGCCGGGAACGAAGCGGAACGAGCGGCCGCCGCGGCGGTCAAGGACACAGAAGCTGCGACCGCCGCTGCCCGCCGGTATGAGGAGGCGGCCGCCAGATCCGGGCGTCACGAGTCGAGCGCCGCCCGCCTGGCGGAAGCGGCGGGACTTCGGGCAGAGCACCCGAGAATCACCAGCGACCCGGACGAGGCCGAGCGGGCACTGAACCGCCGGCGCGCGCAAGTAAAGCATGTCCGCCGCCTGCTGGATGCGGCACAGGAGGCCAAGGCGCGGGCCGACCGGGAGCGGCAGGCGCTCGATGGCGCGCAGAGCGAGTCGGCGGGCCGGGCGGAGGACCTGCAGGCCGCCCACGACACCGTCGAGACTGCCGTCGCGGCCCATCGCGACGGCATAAGGGAGCACCTGGCGTCGCTGACAGCTATCGTGCTGGATCGTGAAGCGGATGAGCTCACCGACCTGGCCGAGGACTGGGGACGCAGCATGTCCGGCGAGTCACCCGTACGCTCTGCGCTGGAGGCCGCGGCCACGACGGCGCTCGACCGGCTTACTCTAGAGCGGGCCGGGATCGAGCACGAGGCCGCACGGCTGGAGGCAGAGCTGGCATCGCTCCGCACGGAGATCGCCGATCTGGAGGCAGGCCGCGATCCGGTGCCGCCACCGGCACCTGGGCGGGACCAACTGGGCCGGGAAGGTCGCGACGGCGCGCCGCTGTGGTGGCTGACGGACTTCGCCGATGCCCTGCCGGACGCCGAACGGGCCGGCGTCGAGGCGGCCCTGCAGTCGGCCGGGCTGCTGGACGCCTGGATCTTCCCGGACGGCACCGTGACGACCGGTAAGGACGTCGTGCTCAGCGCCACGGGACCGCAGGTGAGCGACTCACTGGTGGCGGTGCTGGTGCCGTCGGCCGGACACGACGGTCCGGTCGAAGCGCATGTGGTGCGGTCCATCCTTGGCCGCATCGGGTGGGGCGAGGCTTCGGGTGCAGCAGTGTGGCTGGACGGCGGGGGACGCTGGGGGGCCGGCCCCGCACGTGGGTCCTGGTCCAAGGAGAGGGCAGAGTTCCTCGGTGCCAGCGCGCGGGAGGCCCACCGCCGTGAGGTGCTGGCCCGGCTTGGCACGCGGGCCGAGGGCTTCGAGAACGAGCTCACGACGGCGCAGGCACGGGGAGCGGCCGCCGATCGAATGGCCGAACAGGTGCGCAACGAGCGCGCCGGCTATCCGCTTCGGCTCGAGCGCGAGCTGGGAACTGTGCATGATCGCGTTGCCGCGGGGCAGCAGGAACTGGAGCGCGCACAGGGCAAAGCCGCTGCGGCGCTCCAGAGCTGGGAGAATGCCGCAGACGCAGCGAGTGACGCCGTCGAGGAGCTGACCGATCAGGGCGCGCAGCTTGGCGTAGGCACTACGGTCGGTGATACCGACGATGCCCTGGCCGCCGTCACGTCCTACGAGGTCGCTCTGGTGGAGACCAGACAGGCGGTCCGCGCCGTCGACGATGCAGCTGCTGCCCGCGAGCAGGCGGCCGAGCGTGCAGCTGAGGCGGTCGAGCTCCGGCAGCGGCGTGAGTCCGAGCACCGCGAGGTGAGAACGCAGGCAGCCGGTCTACGGGCGAAGTACGAGGCGCTGCACGCCACCGTGGGTGCCTCGGTAGCCGAACTCCAGGACCGGCTGCGTGAAACTACCGATGCGCTGGTGGCAGTCGCGAAGGATCTTAAGGCGATCGCCAGGGACCAGCTGGCCGCGGCGACGAGCCACGGGAGCCTGGAGGAGAGCGTCCGCGACCTGGGAAGACGGCGCGAAGAGGCCGCGACGGCACGTGAGGAGCGGATCAATGCACTGCGTGAGTTCGCCGGGACCGGGCTACTGCGGGTCGCGATGCCGGATCTTGTGGTCCCAGCCGAAGACGCACCGGAGGAGTGGAACCTCACCGCGGTCCTGAGTCTGTCCCGTGGTGCCGAGCAGCAGCTGAACGACGTCGACGAGTCCGCCGACGCATGGGGCCGCGCCCAGCAGCGGGTGTCAACTGCGTCCACGGAGCTGACGACGCAGATGAGCCGGCACGGGCACACCGCTTTCGTGGAGCAGCGAGGCGACGTGATGGTGGTGCGGGTGCGTTATGTTCACGACGAGGTCGACGTCGACCGGCTGGCGGACCGGCTTGCGGAAGACGTCGCGGCCCGCGAGCGCCTGCTCAGTGCCCGTGAGCGCGAGATCCTCGAGAACCACCTCGTCAACGAGGTGGCCGGTCACCTGCATGAGTTGCTGCACACCGCCGAAGAGCAGATCGACCGGATGAACCGCGAGTTGGCCGAGCGTAAGACCTCTACCGGGATGCAGTTGCGTGTCAGGTGGCGCGAGCGCGGCGACGGTCCGGCTGGTCTGGCAGCAGCCAGGGGCCTGATGATCCGCTCCGATGCCACCTGGACGCCCGAGGACCGTTCCGCGATCGGGGACTTCCTGCAGGCGCAGATCGCGGAGGTCCGCCAGATTGATCCGACCGGTGGCTGGCAGGAGCACCTGGAGCAGGCCCTCGACTACCGGCAGTGGCACACCTTTGTGGTCGAGCGATGGCAGAACGGGCAGTGGAGGTCGGCGTCCGGGCCTGCGTCCGGCGGCGAGCGTGCCCTGGCGGTGTCGGTGCCGCTCTTCGCAGCCGCCTCGGCACACTACAACTCGGCCGGCCCGCACGCACCGCGCCTCATTCTGCTTGACGAGGCCTTCGCCGGCGTGGATGACGACTCCCGGGCGAAGTCGCTGGGGCTGCTGGCGACCTTCGACCTCGATGTCGTGATGACCAGCGAACGTGAGTGGGGCTGCTACCCGCAGGTGCCGGGACTCTCGATTGCCCAACTGTCCCGCGTGGAAGGAGTCGACGCCGTGGGTGTTACGCGGTGGCAGTGGGACGGTCGACGTCGGCAGCGGGTCGCGGAGGTCGGCACAGGAGCACGAGCTGGCGGTGATTCCCCGGTCTCCTCGGATGATGCAAGCTTGTTCGGATGA
- a CDS encoding TIGR02679 family protein, whose protein sequence is MTGQQSVGPLAVGGDRAALDRLLGVPGMAWFVARVRGRILAAGDEPLSGVVQLNEPTAEQRASAMRLVGRPKRAGSTLRVDLAVVEEILRRGPWPAGLADAVETLSGPVADRGAERAQEAAAWDAARDGLAPAAARFPRLIDWWNTWCATGVLKRAARAEAARESVAMSPAVGENLVSKLAAVLEMLPASGEPITLLARRAVGDAHALDMSRPLGRLAATVAKAAFIPHRATAENELSHRDAWAAAGVVLSNLASTVLCLGVPGVPAKAAKTVGPTPQMATATALEAMRAARMPVILTLDQVRSGGVRAVPRGSAIHICENPTVVEVVAERWAGVTPVDGTSGAGDPVLVCTYGQPSRAVIELLRRLASDGAECRYHGDFDWAGLRIARYLREQVAWVPWRYSAADYREATETGMPSRRLTGTSAESPWDPELATAMTEYGLAVEEEAVTDLLVTDVLAPRTGHRTDVFEAK, encoded by the coding sequence ATGACCGGGCAGCAATCGGTTGGGCCGCTGGCGGTGGGAGGAGACAGGGCGGCACTGGACCGGCTGCTGGGCGTTCCCGGAATGGCGTGGTTCGTCGCGAGGGTCCGAGGGCGAATCCTGGCAGCCGGGGACGAGCCGCTGAGCGGCGTCGTCCAGTTGAACGAACCGACGGCCGAGCAGCGAGCCAGCGCCATGAGACTGGTGGGACGGCCGAAGCGGGCCGGGTCGACGCTGCGGGTGGACCTCGCCGTCGTCGAGGAGATCCTGCGCCGCGGACCATGGCCGGCGGGGCTCGCTGACGCTGTCGAGACCCTGAGCGGGCCCGTCGCGGACCGCGGGGCCGAGCGGGCACAGGAAGCCGCTGCATGGGACGCGGCTCGAGATGGCCTCGCCCCGGCGGCTGCCCGGTTTCCTCGACTTATTGACTGGTGGAACACCTGGTGCGCAACCGGTGTACTGAAGCGAGCCGCACGGGCGGAGGCGGCTCGAGAATCCGTGGCCATGTCACCCGCTGTTGGCGAGAACTTAGTGAGCAAGTTGGCCGCTGTGCTCGAGATGCTGCCTGCGTCCGGGGAGCCAATCACTCTCCTGGCTCGGCGGGCGGTAGGCGACGCACATGCTTTGGATATGTCCCGCCCGCTTGGACGGCTCGCCGCTACCGTGGCCAAGGCAGCGTTCATACCTCACCGGGCGACCGCCGAGAATGAGTTGTCGCACCGCGATGCATGGGCTGCTGCCGGAGTAGTGCTGTCGAACCTTGCCTCAACCGTCCTGTGCCTGGGCGTCCCGGGAGTACCTGCGAAGGCCGCGAAGACTGTCGGTCCTACGCCCCAGATGGCGACGGCAACGGCGTTGGAAGCAATGCGGGCAGCCCGTATGCCCGTGATCCTGACGCTCGACCAGGTGCGCTCCGGCGGTGTGCGTGCGGTCCCGCGCGGCAGCGCCATCCACATTTGCGAGAACCCGACCGTCGTTGAGGTTGTGGCCGAGCGCTGGGCAGGAGTTACGCCTGTTGACGGCACATCCGGCGCGGGTGATCCAGTGCTTGTGTGTACCTACGGTCAACCGAGCAGGGCGGTAATTGAACTGTTGCGGAGACTCGCCAGCGACGGCGCAGAGTGTCGGTATCACGGTGACTTCGACTGGGCAGGGCTAAGGATTGCGCGGTATCTGCGCGAACAGGTGGCATGGGTGCCGTGGCGCTACTCGGCCGCCGACTATCGCGAGGCCACGGAAACCGGGATGCCTTCGCGACGTTTGACAGGAACATCAGCCGAGTCTCCATGGGATCCGGAGCTCGCTACCGCGATGACCGAGTATGGCTTAGCCGTGGAGGAGGAGGCCGTGACGGATCTGCTGGTAACGGATGTGCTGGCGCCCCGGACCGGTCACCGTACCGATGTGTTTGAGGCCAAGTAG
- a CDS encoding TIGR02678 family protein, whose protein sequence is MSRVDLAPSISGALEVREAEGRTRVLRALLVRPVLRAQVDGELFRLARRHADTLRGWFDRETGWRLVVESQTVRLLTSYVPQGPTAIAVAERHPARGRRGDPPFTRRRYVLLCLALAVLERSDPQISLGRLAEDVVLAARQPDLNGVVFTLGGREERSDLVAAIRLLLGHGVLVRVAGDEESYVSAGGDALYDVDRRVLATMLSTSHGPGLVGVALGPAPAIDQIEEALHEPPTAYTDEESTRQLRHAVSRRLLCDPVVYYDELPDDQRSYLVGQRVQLTRRLAEATGLVPELRAEGVALVDPDDQLTDVRMPEQGTDGHATLLLAEQLAAAGTTEVATLRQRVKRLAKDHAAFWRKTTQEPGAENAIVADALDRLVGLGLVRVVGDGPDAVVHPLPALRRFDVTAPTITNRRAR, encoded by the coding sequence ATGAGCCGAGTCGATCTGGCTCCCAGTATCTCGGGCGCATTGGAGGTCCGGGAGGCTGAAGGGCGCACACGGGTGCTGCGGGCCCTGCTGGTTCGCCCGGTGCTGCGGGCACAAGTCGACGGTGAGCTGTTCCGGCTGGCCCGGCGGCATGCCGACACACTCCGGGGATGGTTCGACCGGGAGACTGGGTGGCGCCTGGTCGTCGAGTCACAGACGGTGCGCCTGCTGACCTCCTACGTCCCCCAGGGCCCCACGGCGATCGCCGTCGCCGAGCGGCATCCGGCCCGCGGTCGAAGGGGCGACCCACCATTTACCCGGCGCCGTTACGTCCTGCTCTGTCTGGCGCTGGCTGTGCTGGAGCGGTCCGATCCGCAGATCTCGCTTGGCCGGCTGGCGGAGGATGTCGTGCTCGCCGCCCGACAGCCGGACCTAAACGGTGTGGTGTTCACTCTGGGCGGGCGGGAGGAACGTTCCGACCTCGTGGCCGCGATTCGGCTGCTCCTGGGCCACGGGGTGCTGGTCCGGGTGGCAGGTGACGAGGAATCGTACGTCTCGGCGGGCGGGGACGCGTTGTACGACGTGGACCGGCGGGTACTGGCCACGATGCTCTCGACCTCCCACGGACCGGGGCTGGTCGGCGTTGCGTTAGGCCCTGCCCCGGCGATCGACCAGATCGAGGAAGCGCTGCACGAGCCGCCCACGGCATACACCGATGAGGAGTCCACTAGGCAGCTGCGCCACGCCGTCTCGCGGCGTCTGTTGTGCGACCCTGTGGTTTACTACGACGAGCTTCCCGACGACCAGCGCAGCTATCTCGTCGGCCAGCGGGTCCAGCTGACCCGGCGGCTGGCCGAGGCCACCGGGCTGGTGCCCGAACTGCGGGCCGAAGGTGTCGCCCTTGTGGACCCCGACGACCAGCTCACCGATGTGCGCATGCCGGAGCAGGGCACGGACGGGCACGCCACGCTTCTACTGGCCGAACAGCTCGCTGCAGCCGGCACCACCGAGGTCGCAACCTTGCGGCAGCGGGTGAAACGGCTCGCGAAGGACCACGCTGCCTTCTGGCGCAAGACCACCCAGGAGCCGGGCGCGGAGAATGCGATCGTAGCCGACGCACTCGACCGTCTTGTCGGCCTGGGCTTGGTGCGGGTCGTCGGCGACGGACCCGACGCCGTCGTCCACCCGCTGCCGGCGCTGCGACGGTTCGACGTCACCGCTCCGACCATCACGAACAGGAGAGCCCGATGA